The following nucleotide sequence is from Pseudomonas putida S13.1.2.
TCGACGATGGCGTCGAAGCTCTTGAGGTAGGCGCGCTTGTCGTTGCGTGCCCAGCGCTGGGCCATCTTCTGCCGCAGGTCTGCTTGATGGGGCTTGGGGAACAGGCGCTCGGCCAGGCCCTTGCCGACGGTTTCGACACTGAGCAGGCGCGCCAGGCCCCAGCGCTTGAGCCACCAGGCCCAGTCACTGCGGGTGCGGCGCTTGACCTCGGGGGCGCTGTTGACGATGCACAGGCTGCGCAGCCACTGCGGGTGGTCGACCGCGAACTGAAAGCCCACCATGCCGCCCATGGACAGGCCAACGAAGTGCACCGGGCCTGTGTGCAGGTGTTCGAGCAGGGCCAGCAGGTCAGCACTGAAGGTGGCGATCTGGTAACCGTCGCGCGGCTTGTCGGAGCGGCCGTGGCCGCGGATGTCCATGAGGATCACCCGGTAATGACGGCTGAGCACCGGCACCTGCAACTCCCAGTCCTGGCAGCTGGAGCCCAGCCCGTGCAGCAACACCAAGGGTTCGCCCTGGCCATATTCCTCGTAATGCAGTGCGCATCCTTCGTGTTCGAAATAGGCCATGGGCGCGGTCCTCTCAGGCTTGTGGGGGGGCTGCGAAGGGCACGTCCAGTGGCGCGGTGTCGAAGTTGCGCAGCAGGTCGATGAGAATCTGCGTGGCCGGGCCCAAGGTCTTCTCTTTGCTCGAATAAAGGTAGAACAGTGGGTGGCGGCTGCCACCCTGATCCAGTTGCAGCGGTTTGAGCACGCCTTCAGCCAGCTCGCGCTCGATCATGTGCCGGGGCAGCCAGGCAAAGCCCAGGCCGCTGCTGACGAAGGTGGCGGCGGTGCCCAGGCTGCCGACGGTCCAGCGCTGCTCGGCACCCAGCCAGCCGACGTCGCGTGGCTGCGCGCGGCCGGAGTCGCGGATAACTACCTGCAGCTGGCTTTCCAGGTCCTGGAAGGTAAGTTCCCGGCCCAGGCGGTGCAGGCTGTGTTCAGGATGGGCGACGGCGACGAACTCCACCGCGCTCAGTTCGGCGCCCAGGTAGCCGCCAATGCTGTAGCTGCTGATGGCCAGGTCGGCGATACCTTCGTGCATCACTTCTTCTACGCCAGACAATACTTCTTCACGCAGGCGCACCCGGCAGCCGCGGCTTTGCGGCATGAACGCGGCCAGGGCACGTACCAGGCGGGCGCTGGGGTAGGCGGCATCGACCACCAGGCGCACCTCGGCTTCCCAGCCTTGTTCCATGTGGTGGGCAAGGTCTTCGAGCTGGCTGGCCTGCTTTACCAGGTGGCGCGAGCGGCGCAACAACACGTTGCCCGCCTCGGTGAGCACCGCCTTGCGGCCGTCGATGCGCAGCAGTGGCACGCCCAGTTGTTCCTGCATGCGGGCCACGGTGTAGCTGACCGAGGACTGCGAACGGTGCAGTGCCTCGGCGGCCTGGGCAAACCCGCCGTGATCGACCACTGCTTGCAGGGTTCGCCACTGGTCAAGGGTTACGCGCGGCGCTTTCATCTTTCGCTCCTGTTGTCCTAAGCTGCCTCTTTCAAGGAGAGCGGCCCATGAAGAAATGTTGTGCGGCAATACTGATGTGCCTGCCCCTCGGGGCCATGGCCTATCCCATCGATGTGGAGAAGGAACTGACCGGGGTCAAGCTCGACTACACCGCCTATGACACGGCCTACGACATTGGCGCCATTACCCTGAACAACTATGGGCAAGTACCGGCGGCGTGCAAGGTCACCTTCCGCAACGGCCCGGAAGCACCGCGGGTACGCCGGGTGAACGTTCCGGCCGGCAAAAGCGTCGATGTCTCCGCCAAATTCAATCGGCAGATCATCAAACTGCGGATCGCCTTGAGCTGCAGTGCGGAATAAAACTGATTAATCGATTGATTGAACCCACTTTTTACGCTTTTTTATCGATAGGTCAAGCCTTAATCTCACCTCCATCGAATCGCACCCTTTTCGCCGATGGAGGCACCCCATGTCCCGCGTACTGATCATCGAAAGCAGCGCCCGCCAGCAGGATTCCGTTTCCCGTCAGCTGACCAACGACTTCATCCAGCAATGGCGGGCCGCCCACCCGGCCGATCAGATCACTGTGCGCGACCTGGCCGTAAACCCGGTGCCGCACCTGGACGCCAACCTGCTGGGTGGCTGGATGAAGCCGGAAGAACAGCGCAGCGCCGCCGAGCTGGAGGCCCTGGCCCGTTCCAATGAACTGACTGATGAATTGCTGGCCGCCGACGTGCTGGTCATGGCTGCGCCGATGTACAACTTCACCATCCCCAGCACCCTCAAGGCCTGGCTGGACCACGTGTTGCGTGCCGGCATCACCTTCAAGTACACCCCCACTGGCCCGCAGGGCCTGCTGACTGGCAAGCGCGCCGTGGTCCTGACTGCTCGCGGCGGTATCCACGCTGGCGCCACCAGCGACCACCAGGAACCGTACCTGCGCCAGGTGATGGCGTTCATCGGCATTCACGATGTCGACTTCATCCATGCCGAAGGCCTGAACATGAGCGGCGAGTTCCACGAGAAGGGCGTCAACCAGGCCAAGGCCAGGCTGGCGGCAGTGGCCTGAGGTTTACTGAATTCCCAACCCTGACACCTGTTTTTGCTCCTTTGGGTGTACTGCCCGGCCAATGGCCGGGCTTTTTTATTTTTTGTGCATATGCGGTCTGCTTGTGCTCTGTGTAATCGATGGACTCGCCCCCGCCGAGGCATCACAGTGCCACGGTGGCGTTCGAAGAAGCCAACGGCAGCGAGGGCGAGACCATGAAAAAGCATAGTTCGAAGCACGATTCCCTGTCTTCCACCGACGTGGAACTTTGCACAACCATCTGCGTTGACCTGGCCAAACAGGTCTTCCAGTTGGCAGGCGAGGACGCTACTGGTCGGGTGATCTACGAAGATCGCATCAAATCCCGTCAAGCATTCCATGACTTCCTGATCAGGCTGCCAACGACCGTGGCCGTCTTGATGGAGTGCGGTCCAGGTGCACAAGCCTGGGCCAGGCTGCTGCAAACCAAAGGTAATCCGGTTCGCATCCTGCCTGCGCAACGCGTCGCCGAACACCGTAGCGGCGCGAAGAACGACCGTAACGATGCCCATGCCATTCTGCGTGCCGGTCGCGATACCAGCATTGCCTCCGTACCGATCAAGAGCACCACAGCGCTGGCTATTCAAGCACTGCATCGCATCCGGCGCGGCAACATCAAGCGGCATACAGCGCTGGGCAATCAGATACGTGGCCTGCTGCTTGAGCATGGCGTATCCATGCCTCAAGGCGATGCCGCGATCAGTCAGCAGGTACCGCGGGCGCTTGAGGATGCCTCCTTGCCTCTGCCCGACTTGTTGCGCGAGTTGCTTGATGAACTGCTGACTGACTGGCTGTCTTTAGGTGAACGCATTGCGGCGCTGAGTGGACGGCTCGAAGTGACAGCCCAGCAAGATAAGGTGGCACAGCGGCTGATCACCATTCGTGGCGTTGGCCCAATCATCGCCACGGCGATCGTGGCAAAACAGACCGAACCCAGCCGCTTCGCGAGTGGCCGAATGTATTCCGCCTTCTTCGGTATCGTCCCGGACCAGCACAGTAGCGGAAACAAAATCAGGCTGGGCAGAATGAGCAAGCGAGGTGACGGCTACATACGCAGCCTGATGATCCAGGGCGCGCATGCTGTCTTGAGTCAGCTAAGACCTGATTCCGATCAGCCAGACGATCGCCGCCTGTTGCGCTGGCTATCCCGCCTTGGACGCAAGGAGGCGGCGATCAGACTGGCTAATCGAAATCTGCGCATTATCTGGGCTCTGTTACAGAGCAATCAGGTCTACCAACGCAAACCGAACAACAACCCGGAGGCTGCTATGAGCCTCTGACCAACCGAGCAATGCCACCGGAGCGCTGAGCGCTCCAACCCCTGCTAGTGAACATTGACCCTAGGTAAGACCGTCGCAGACAGATGCCTTGATCTGGTCAAGTAATTTTGGACACCGGTTAAGGTTCATGCCGCTGTCCTGAGCTTTTCCTCCATGGCTACCGGGGTCTCATAGCCGTTGTAACTGTGGAGGCGCTTGAGGTTGTAGCGCACCAAATAAGCCATGATGTCGGCCTTAGCTGCAGCTTCGGACTCATAGCCCCCTGCTGGCACCCATTCTGATTTCAATGCCCCGAAAAATCGCTCCATGGCGGCGTTGTCCCAGCATTGGCCACGGTGGCTCATGCTTTGTTTCAAGCTGCACTCTTCAAGCACAGCCCTGAATTTATGGCTGGTGTACTGACAACCTTGATCTGAATGAAACATCACCCCTGCAGGTTTACCTCTGGACTCAGACGCCATACGCAGCGCGTCACAGGCCAATGTGGCATCGGCAGTCATTGAGAATGCCCAGCCCACAACTCGGCGTGCGTACAAGTCGATTATTGCGGCCAAATAGAGCCAACGTCTGCCAACCTGGATGTAAGTCACATCGCCACACCAAACCTCATTGATCGTCGAAACTTTGAAGTTTCGCTTCAGCTGGTTTTCCGCAATCAGTGCTTCCGCGCCCGATGAGCGATACCGATGGGGCCTTCGTTGTCGGCATTCCAGACCAGCTTCACGCATAAGAGCACGCACTTTGTAACGCCCGATTTTATGGCCTTCACGTCGCATTTCCTGCATCAACGTGCGTGAGCCTGCGGAGCCTCGTGACGCCTTGAAAAGCTTGATTACCTGCGAGCGTAGAGCATCCCTTTCGAGATTTTCACGCCCTTGGCGTTTGCGCCAGGCATAGAAACTGCTGCGCTTGACCCCAAGCACGCGACAGCAGTCGACAACACCATATTGCTCACTCAGCTCGTTGATCAGCGAGAATGATCTTTGGAGTCCCGAAGCAGGAGAGCACTGGCCTTTTTTAGGATTTCGAGATCCCGATCCTTCTGACGAACCAGAGCTTCCAGCTCCTCAATGCGTCGTTGATCCGGGGTAATAGCCTTGGCCCCAGCGGGGACTTTCCCCGCTCTTTCCTGCCGTACCTGCTCAACCCAGCGGCGGAGAGCTGTACGACCTATTCCGAGGATTTGGCACACCTCAGGAACCGACTGGCCGCCGTCTAACACCATCTCAGCAGCTTGAATTTTGTGTTCTTTCGAGTAGGACTTTCGCACTGATTTTGCCTCCAATTGGGCGCCATGATAGCGCCCTAAGAAGGTGTCCAAAATCATTAGGCCAGTTCACCTCCGCTCCTACAGGCCTAACGTAATGGCCTCAATGTAAACGGCACACTGCGAGCTCACCACGATGTTGGCCAGAAGCGAAAAGCTTCCTCGAATAGGCCTGATACATAGATGCAACCGGGTTCCTATGTTCAAAAGCAGCTAGACAGTGTGGGCGAGTCCATACATAGGAGCGGCCTTGTGTCGCGAAAGGGCTGCAAAGCAGCCCCGGCAATATGTGCTGCTGTGCAGAAATCCTGGGGGCGCTTCGCACCCCTTTCGCGACACAAGGCCGCTCCCACAAAGACCGCGTTCGCCGTCACCCCTACATTCCTCATGGTTGAACTCATTCGCCGCAACCCGCTAAGGTCGCGGCCTTGATTACGAGAGGCAACCATGGGCTACCTGATAATCGTCGCGCTGATCCAGGCGTTTTCCTTCAGCCTGATCGGCGAGTACCTGGCCGGGCACGTCGACAGCTACTTCGCCGTGCTCGCACGGGTGCTGCTGGCGGGCCTGGTGTTCCTGCCGCTGACACGCTGGCGCCAGGTCGAACCGCGCTTCATGCGTTCGATGCTGCTGATCGGCGCATTGCAGTACGGCATCACCTACGTCTGCCTGTACCTGAGCTTCCGCGTACTCACGGTACCAGAGGTGCTGCTATTCACCATCCTCACGCCGTTGCACGTGACGTTGATCGAAGACGCCATGAACCGGCGTTTCAACCCATGGGCACTGCTGGCTGCGCTGGTGGCGGTAGCCGGTGCCGCGGTGATCCGCTTCGACAGCATCAGCGGCGAGTTCTTCATCGGCTTCCTGTTGCTGCAACTGGCCAATTTCACCTATGCCGCCGGCCAGGTGCTGTACCGCCATCTGGTCGCGCGCAACCCCAGTGACCTACCGCACTACGCCCGCTTTGGCTACTTCTATCTGGGGGCCTTGCTGGTGGTGCTGCCGGCCTTCCTGCTGTTCGGCAATGCCCAGCACCTGCCGAGTACCGATGTGCAATGGCTGGTGCTGCTGTTCCTGGGCCTGTGCCCGACGGCGCTGGGCCTGTACTGGTGGAACAAGGGCGCGTGCATGGTTTCTGGCGGCACGCTGGCGGTCATGAACAACCTGCATGTGCCGGTGGGGTTGCTGCTGAACCTGCTGATCTGGAACCAGCACGAGCCGCTGGGGCGGCTGTTCATCGGCGGTGCGATCATCCTGGCGTCGGTGTGGCTGAGCCGGTTGGGCGCACGCGCGCAGGCACCGCTGGCCAACAAGGCCTGACATGCACACCCTCTTCGTCATCGTTGCGCCGATCTTCGCCCTGATCCTGGTCGGTTATCTATGCCGCAAGACCAACAAGCTGGGTGACAAGGCCGCCGCCGAAATCAACAAGATGGTGGTGTGGCTGTGCCTGCCGGCGTTGCTGATCAAGGTAACGGCCACTGCCACCTGGAGCGAGATCTGGCACCCGGGTTTCATCGCGGCCTTTGGCACGGGTGCCCTGGCCATGTTCGTGGTCACGCTGTTGTGGCGCCTGAACAGCGGCCACGGCCTGGTGGCGTCGAGCATCGACGGGCTGAGTGCGGGGTATGCCAACACCGGTTATATAGGCATCCCGTTGTGCCTGCTGCTATTCGGCCAGGCGGGCTTGCAGCCGGCGCTGATTTCATCGTTGATCGTGGTGTGCCTGGTGTTCGCCATTTCGCTGACGCTGATCGAGGTCGGGCTACAGGAGGAGCGGCATATCGGTCGCGCCGTGGTGGTCGTTGGCAAGGCGCTGGCGAAGAACCCGCTGGTGATTTCGCCGCTGGCGGGGGCGGGGTGGGCCATGAGCGGGTTGGGGCTGGCCGAGCCGGTGCTGCACTTTCTGGACATGCTGGCGCTGGCCACCACGCCGTGCGCCTTGGTATCGCTGGGTGCATTCCTGGCAGAAAAGCGCGCGGGCGCGCAAGCCAGCCCGTGGCCATTGGTAGGCTTGAAGCTGGTGGGGCAGCCGGCGCTGACCTGGGTGCTGGCATACAAGGTATTCAGCCTGCCGAGCATGTGGGCGGCTTCGGCGGTGCTGCTGGCGGCCCTGCCGACCGGCACGGGGCCGTTCATGCTGGCGGAGTATTACAACCGCGAGGCGGGGCTGATTTCGCGGACGATCCTGTTGTCGACCGTGGCATCGCTGGTGACCTTGACCGGGTTGTTGTACCTGCTGGGTTATGCGGGGTAGCAGCAGGGCCTATCGCCGGCAAGGCAGCTCCCACAGGATGGCATCACGGCTGGATGCTGTGAGCTCCCTGTGGGAGCTGGCTTGCCGGCGATGGGCTGCAAGGCAGCCCCGGCAATCTCAAGCCTCGCTCATCTCCTCAAGACGATGCGGCATTGGCTCAGCCGCTGTACGCCCCGCCAAGCCCACC
It contains:
- a CDS encoding IS110 family transposase; translated protein: MELCTTICVDLAKQVFQLAGEDATGRVIYEDRIKSRQAFHDFLIRLPTTVAVLMECGPGAQAWARLLQTKGNPVRILPAQRVAEHRSGAKNDRNDAHAILRAGRDTSIASVPIKSTTALAIQALHRIRRGNIKRHTALGNQIRGLLLEHGVSMPQGDAAISQQVPRALEDASLPLPDLLRELLDELLTDWLSLGERIAALSGRLEVTAQQDKVAQRLITIRGVGPIIATAIVAKQTEPSRFASGRMYSAFFGIVPDQHSSGNKIRLGRMSKRGDGYIRSLMIQGAHAVLSQLRPDSDQPDDRRLLRWLSRLGRKEAAIRLANRNLRIIWALLQSNQVYQRKPNNNPEAAMSL
- a CDS encoding IS3 family transposase, coding for MINELSEQYGVVDCCRVLGVKRSSFYAWRKRQGRENLERDALRSQVIKLFKASRGSAGSRTLMQEMRREGHKIGRYKVRALMREAGLECRQRRPHRYRSSGAEALIAENQLKRNFKVSTINEVWCGDVTYIQVGRRWLYLAAIIDLYARRVVGWAFSMTADATLACDALRMASESRGKPAGVMFHSDQGCQYTSHKFRAVLEECSLKQSMSHRGQCWDNAAMERFFGALKSEWVPAGGYESEAAAKADIMAYLVRYNLKRLHSYNGYETPVAMEEKLRTAA
- a CDS encoding carboxylate/amino acid/amine transporter, which produces MGYLIIVALIQAFSFSLIGEYLAGHVDSYFAVLARVLLAGLVFLPLTRWRQVEPRFMRSMLLIGALQYGITYVCLYLSFRVLTVPEVLLFTILTPLHVTLIEDAMNRRFNPWALLAALVAVAGAAVIRFDSISGEFFIGFLLLQLANFTYAAGQVLYRHLVARNPSDLPHYARFGYFYLGALLVVLPAFLLFGNAQHLPSTDVQWLVLLFLGLCPTALGLYWWNKGACMVSGGTLAVMNNLHVPVGLLLNLLIWNQHEPLGRLFIGGAIILASVWLSRLGARAQAPLANKA
- a CDS encoding AEC family transporter, encoding MHTLFVIVAPIFALILVGYLCRKTNKLGDKAAAEINKMVVWLCLPALLIKVTATATWSEIWHPGFIAAFGTGALAMFVVTLLWRLNSGHGLVASSIDGLSAGYANTGYIGIPLCLLLFGQAGLQPALISSLIVVCLVFAISLTLIEVGLQEERHIGRAVVVVGKALAKNPLVISPLAGAGWAMSGLGLAEPVLHFLDMLALATTPCALVSLGAFLAEKRAGAQASPWPLVGLKLVGQPALTWVLAYKVFSLPSMWAASAVLLAALPTGTGPFMLAEYYNREAGLISRTILLSTVASLVTLTGLLYLLGYAG
- a CDS encoding alpha/beta fold hydrolase, which produces MAYFEHEGCALHYEEYGQGEPLVLLHGLGSSCQDWELQVPVLSRHYRVILMDIRGHGRSDKPRDGYQIATFSADLLALLEHLHTGPVHFVGLSMGGMVGFQFAVDHPQWLRSLCIVNSAPEVKRRTRSDWAWWLKRWGLARLLSVETVGKGLAERLFPKPHQADLRQKMAQRWARNDKRAYLKSFDAIVDWGVQERIGQIHCPTLVIAADHDYTPIQLKERYVALMPNARLVVVDDSRHATPLDQPEVFNQTLLQFLAAASTSQGSLSPC
- a CDS encoding LysR family transcriptional regulator — protein: MKAPRVTLDQWRTLQAVVDHGGFAQAAEALHRSQSSVSYTVARMQEQLGVPLLRIDGRKAVLTEAGNVLLRRSRHLVKQASQLEDLAHHMEQGWEAEVRLVVDAAYPSARLVRALAAFMPQSRGCRVRLREEVLSGVEEVMHEGIADLAISSYSIGGYLGAELSAVEFVAVAHPEHSLHRLGRELTFQDLESQLQVVIRDSGRAQPRDVGWLGAEQRWTVGSLGTAATFVSSGLGFAWLPRHMIERELAEGVLKPLQLDQGGSRHPLFYLYSSKEKTLGPATQILIDLLRNFDTAPLDVPFAAPPQA
- a CDS encoding FMN-dependent NADH-azoreductase, which produces MSRVLIIESSARQQDSVSRQLTNDFIQQWRAAHPADQITVRDLAVNPVPHLDANLLGGWMKPEEQRSAAELEALARSNELTDELLAADVLVMAAPMYNFTIPSTLKAWLDHVLRAGITFKYTPTGPQGLLTGKRAVVLTARGGIHAGATSDHQEPYLRQVMAFIGIHDVDFIHAEGLNMSGEFHEKGVNQAKARLAAVA
- a CDS encoding transposase; this encodes MILDTFLGRYHGAQLEAKSVRKSYSKEHKIQAAEMVLDGGQSVPEVCQILGIGRTALRRWVEQVRQERAGKVPAGAKAITPDQRRIEELEALVRQKDRDLEILKKASALLLRDSKDHSR